One window from the genome of Pantoea cypripedii encodes:
- a CDS encoding ABC transporter ATP-binding protein has product MSSEDNAIEIHNVSKCYQVYENPTRRLKQFIMPRIDNLVGRESRVYHEDFWALNDVSFVLPKGETMGIVGRNGSGKSTLLQIIAGTLTPTTGHVVVNGRVAALLELGAGFNSDFSGLENVYLNASLLGLSREETDAKLDDILSFADIGRFIDSPVRSYSSGMLVRLAFAVQAQIDPEILIVDEALAVGDAKFQAKCFARLKKLKENGTSILFVSHATEQIVTHCDRAILLDGGVCQANGKPRDIVNRYLDILFGKKKNNDSERDEVDRQIEQASAGEKERLERESGVVNEKDGETSSHAKLRGIYDQRPNYNPAEYRWGDGAAKISDFYIEQAGEAFPGSLEPRKQIDCYFKVEFQDTVFRPIFGFAVKTKEGVTIYNTNSEWQSVALIDEGKQGQEMVVTVSLPNLLFEGDYFLSVGIASSNTHGEVIPHDRRYDSIHLAVGTVGTFTGLADLNARIKIEHD; this is encoded by the coding sequence ATGTCCTCTGAAGACAATGCAATTGAAATTCACAATGTCAGCAAGTGTTATCAGGTGTACGAGAATCCCACTCGACGCCTGAAACAGTTCATTATGCCACGTATAGATAATCTGGTCGGACGCGAGTCACGAGTCTATCATGAAGATTTCTGGGCACTTAATGACGTGTCATTTGTTTTGCCTAAAGGTGAAACAATGGGCATTGTGGGGCGAAATGGTTCTGGAAAATCGACACTCCTGCAAATTATTGCTGGGACGTTAACACCCACTACTGGACATGTGGTAGTGAATGGGCGTGTTGCTGCATTACTGGAATTGGGAGCAGGCTTTAATAGTGACTTCTCTGGTCTGGAAAACGTTTATCTGAATGCCTCGCTTCTTGGCCTCTCTCGTGAAGAAACAGATGCGAAATTAGACGATATTCTTTCCTTTGCCGATATTGGACGTTTTATTGATTCACCCGTCCGCTCGTACTCAAGTGGTATGCTGGTGCGTCTGGCCTTTGCCGTTCAGGCACAAATCGATCCTGAAATTTTAATTGTTGATGAGGCATTGGCTGTGGGCGATGCTAAATTTCAGGCTAAATGTTTCGCCAGACTGAAAAAGTTGAAGGAAAACGGGACATCAATACTCTTTGTTTCCCACGCAACAGAACAAATCGTCACGCACTGCGATCGTGCAATTTTGCTGGATGGCGGGGTATGCCAGGCTAACGGCAAACCACGCGATATTGTTAACCGCTATCTGGACATTCTTTTTGGTAAGAAAAAGAATAATGACAGCGAGCGTGATGAAGTAGATCGTCAAATTGAGCAGGCATCCGCAGGTGAAAAAGAACGCCTCGAACGTGAATCGGGTGTAGTAAATGAAAAAGACGGCGAAACATCTTCTCATGCAAAACTGCGCGGTATATATGACCAGCGGCCAAACTATAACCCAGCCGAGTATCGATGGGGCGATGGTGCGGCGAAAATTTCAGACTTTTATATTGAGCAGGCAGGAGAAGCATTCCCTGGTAGCTTAGAACCACGTAAACAGATTGATTGTTATTTTAAAGTTGAATTTCAGGATACCGTATTTCGACCTATTTTTGGTTTCGCTGTTAAAACCAAAGAGGGGGTTACCATCTATAACACCAACAGCGAATGGCAGTCTGTTGCGTTAATTGATGAAGGTAAGCAGGGTCAGGAAATGGTTGTCACCGTTTCTCTCCCAAATCTTCTCTTCGAAGGTGACTACTTTTTATCCGTAGGAATTGCCAGCAGCAATACTCATGGAGAGGTAATACCGCATGATCGCCGATATGATTCCATTCATTTAGCTGTAGGTACGGTTGGGACCTTTACTGGTTTGGCCGATTTGAACGCGAGAATAAAGATTGAACATGACTAA
- a CDS encoding ABC transporter permease, whose translation MDPHISKPSSLRSLIVHSWRNRNLIYQMTKREIVGRYRGSAMGLLWSFINPVFMLTVYTFVFSVVFKARWGASAVQESRTDFAVILFVGLIVHSLFAETLNRAPTLILANVNYVKKVVFPLEILPIINLGSVLFHSFISLLVLLIAFFIFNGFIHWTLVFIPLVLFPLVLLILGLSWFLASLGVYLRDVGQTITIIMTVMMFLSPVFYPISSLPKNLQPIIMLNPLTFIIEQARAVLIWGKLPSFSGLGIYALISLVIMWLCYAWFQKTRKGFADVL comes from the coding sequence ATGGATCCTCATATTTCGAAACCCTCCTCCTTGCGCTCATTGATCGTTCATTCCTGGAGAAATAGAAACCTTATTTACCAGATGACGAAGCGTGAAATCGTTGGACGATATCGCGGGTCAGCAATGGGACTGCTGTGGTCATTTATCAACCCTGTCTTTATGCTGACCGTCTACACATTTGTCTTCTCCGTGGTATTTAAAGCACGCTGGGGAGCTTCAGCTGTTCAGGAATCAAGAACAGACTTTGCCGTCATTTTGTTCGTCGGGTTAATTGTCCATAGTCTATTTGCAGAGACGTTAAACCGGGCACCTACGTTGATTCTTGCTAATGTAAACTATGTTAAGAAAGTTGTTTTTCCACTGGAAATACTGCCGATTATTAACCTCGGCTCAGTACTATTCCATAGCTTTATTAGTCTTCTGGTTTTATTGATTGCTTTCTTTATATTTAATGGTTTTATTCATTGGACTCTGGTCTTTATTCCTTTAGTGTTATTCCCTTTGGTGTTGTTGATTCTGGGGCTTTCATGGTTCCTCGCATCACTAGGTGTGTATTTGCGAGATGTCGGACAAACAATCACAATTATCATGACGGTTATGATGTTTCTGTCTCCGGTGTTCTATCCTATTAGTTCACTGCCGAAAAATCTTCAACCAATTATCATGCTAAATCCACTGACCTTCATTATTGAACAGGCTCGCGCTGTACTTATTTGGGGTAAACTTCCCTCGTTTTCCGGGCTGGGTATTTATGCTCTAATTTCATTGGTGATTATGTGGTTGTGCTATGCATGGTTCCAGAAAACAAGAAAAGGATTTGCTGATGTCCTCTGA
- a CDS encoding glycosyltransferase: protein MTNLIEILSTSGFKQHEDNQLWYPAEHNEFGYSDGDDAENYIAEAIASVSDLSINSEELEAKMVDWPSTYHLSSSRSNLLKPFSSWFKNKRVLEIGCGCGAITRFLGECGAQVVSVEGSLRRASIARSRSRDLPNVTVICAPADTLPDLGEFDAVLLIGVLEYARVFVAENGEYALLEDCRKRLNSDGKLFVAIENKLGIKYFSGACEDHVNLPMFGINNSYNEKGVVTFGRQELIRLLGDCGFSHQEEYIPLPDYKLPCTVVTPLGWKKYSRELSQLALESAHKDKQVVPEHLFSLEQGIKNIWDNGLAADMSSSFLMVASVQIQPELNQGVAAFHYSDSRQVALRKTIAFVSKENELTTSIIQDGGNLTTDVVPVEYSEVFIKGQSLWVDFVHIINRPHWQIEEVADWARGWINQVLLRTGKSLELDPETSLPVEYLDALPFNVILDSTGNYVFFDQEWEAADKVTLGYLAFRGVFHSFLRITSVGNSRYCLTNNISELCLAVLKAVGFQVDSENLRSYLKEEASFLSQAQHKDEQEIYTTLKTLNLTIRAEYWVNAEDFTSLKGLAETTHNNDSVQIDELKTSLNREEAISAELRQQLQAIQAAHQHDANLLAQYKHDMDSILTSASWKISAPFRVLGRRVPFAVRGPAKRIFFRCFYLGQRIKVKAGQVVRRALQHSAMAKLKRNLRSSARSLYYRLPERYKAKALTLAMKIRPSWFAHHPSFIQAVYDKQLQNPIDASRPPVFISHHNDGTYHFSERPDEYVYIPARKPHHYEDLISELEIKPTFSIIVPIYNTPLDLLELMVNSVKNQWYENWELVLANDCSPMPEIVPALDAFNDPRIKVIHMPENQGIAGATNVAIETAMGDYIVFLDHDDELTDDCLYEFVQCINEEDPDFIYSDEDKFTPEGDFSQPHFKPDWSPDTMMGTMYTCHAACVRRSKALELGGLRSEYNGCQDWDFILRLSEITDKISHIPKILYHWRIIPASVASDITAKPYVLAASKAVREAALERRGIKGEVEELNGYLGYFRVNYHIKDNTLVSIIIPSRDNHEVLARCIDSIFEKTRWHNFEIVVVDNGSQQPAALDYLATLNKREGVKVIRHDVPFNFSELNNIGVANSSGELLLFLNDDTEVMQADWLERLGGYAQQKHIGAVGAKLLYADGHSMQHAGIINLHAGPMHAYLRQHKDHPGYFLRNQIEYNWLAVTGACLMVERAKYEKIGGFDETFPVAYNDVDLCMLLVEEGYYNVMCQAVTLIHHESLSRGLDHMSTEKYNRLMNELSRLNNKHPQYYQYDPFFNINFSSNGYNFEIMK from the coding sequence ATGACTAATTTGATTGAAATATTGTCAACCTCAGGTTTCAAACAACATGAGGATAATCAACTCTGGTATCCGGCTGAGCACAATGAATTTGGCTACAGTGATGGTGATGATGCAGAAAATTATATTGCTGAAGCCATTGCAAGCGTCAGTGACTTGAGCATCAATTCTGAAGAACTTGAGGCAAAGATGGTTGACTGGCCATCGACTTATCATTTGAGTTCATCTCGTTCCAATTTGCTCAAACCTTTTAGTTCCTGGTTCAAAAATAAGCGTGTTTTAGAGATTGGCTGTGGTTGCGGCGCGATAACCCGATTTTTAGGGGAATGCGGAGCACAGGTGGTTTCTGTCGAAGGGAGCCTGCGACGTGCATCAATTGCGCGTTCGCGTAGCCGCGATCTTCCGAATGTAACAGTTATCTGTGCACCAGCTGATACTTTGCCTGACCTGGGCGAATTTGATGCCGTTCTTTTGATCGGTGTACTGGAGTATGCCAGAGTCTTTGTGGCAGAAAATGGTGAATATGCTCTGCTGGAAGATTGCCGTAAGCGCTTAAATAGCGACGGTAAATTATTTGTTGCTATCGAAAACAAATTAGGAATTAAGTATTTTTCAGGCGCATGCGAAGACCATGTTAATCTACCTATGTTTGGTATTAACAATAGTTATAATGAAAAAGGGGTTGTGACCTTTGGGCGTCAGGAATTAATTAGGCTGCTGGGTGATTGTGGTTTTTCTCACCAGGAAGAGTATATTCCGTTACCCGATTATAAGTTACCTTGCACAGTCGTGACTCCGCTTGGATGGAAAAAATACTCCAGAGAGTTAAGTCAGTTGGCGCTTGAAAGTGCACACAAAGATAAGCAGGTTGTGCCTGAGCATTTATTTTCACTTGAACAGGGTATTAAAAATATCTGGGATAACGGGCTGGCTGCAGATATGTCAAGCTCATTCCTTATGGTCGCTAGTGTTCAGATTCAGCCAGAGTTAAATCAGGGTGTTGCGGCTTTCCATTACTCTGACAGTCGTCAGGTCGCGTTGCGTAAAACCATTGCTTTTGTTAGTAAAGAGAATGAATTAACGACAAGCATTATTCAGGATGGTGGTAATTTAACCACAGATGTTGTGCCTGTTGAATATTCAGAAGTTTTCATTAAAGGTCAGTCATTGTGGGTTGATTTTGTGCATATAATCAATCGTCCACATTGGCAAATTGAGGAAGTTGCCGACTGGGCGAGAGGGTGGATTAATCAGGTTTTGCTTCGTACAGGAAAATCATTAGAGCTCGATCCTGAGACCTCGTTACCTGTCGAATATTTAGATGCACTACCATTTAATGTTATTCTCGATAGTACTGGCAATTATGTCTTTTTTGATCAGGAATGGGAAGCTGCTGATAAAGTTACATTAGGTTATTTGGCATTCCGTGGTGTATTCCATTCATTCCTGCGTATCACATCAGTAGGCAATAGCCGCTATTGTTTGACCAACAACATTTCAGAACTGTGTCTCGCAGTGTTAAAAGCGGTAGGTTTTCAGGTGGATAGCGAAAATCTGAGAAGTTATTTAAAAGAAGAGGCCTCATTTCTTTCTCAGGCGCAACATAAAGATGAACAAGAAATTTATACCACGCTGAAGACATTAAATCTTACAATACGTGCTGAATATTGGGTGAATGCTGAGGACTTCACGTCATTAAAAGGACTGGCTGAAACCACGCATAATAATGATAGTGTGCAAATTGACGAATTAAAAACATCGCTAAACCGCGAAGAAGCTATTTCGGCTGAGCTGCGTCAACAACTGCAGGCTATTCAAGCTGCTCATCAGCATGATGCCAATTTACTGGCGCAATACAAGCATGATATGGATAGTATTTTGACCTCCGCCAGTTGGAAAATCTCAGCACCATTCCGTGTGTTGGGCCGGCGGGTGCCATTTGCTGTGCGTGGACCTGCCAAACGGATATTTTTCCGTTGTTTTTACCTTGGTCAGCGTATTAAAGTTAAGGCCGGACAAGTGGTGAGAAGAGCATTACAACATTCAGCAATGGCTAAGCTTAAGCGTAATTTACGGAGCAGTGCTCGTTCCCTCTACTATCGTTTACCTGAGCGTTACAAGGCGAAAGCGCTGACGCTAGCGATGAAAATCCGCCCGAGCTGGTTCGCTCACCATCCGTCTTTCATTCAGGCTGTTTATGACAAGCAGCTGCAAAATCCGATCGATGCATCCCGTCCTCCGGTATTTATAAGCCATCATAATGATGGGACTTATCATTTTTCCGAGCGTCCGGATGAGTATGTTTATATCCCGGCGAGAAAACCTCATCATTATGAAGATTTAATTTCTGAGCTGGAAATTAAGCCAACATTCAGCATCATTGTCCCAATTTATAACACGCCGTTAGATTTGCTTGAGTTGATGGTTAACTCGGTAAAAAATCAATGGTATGAAAACTGGGAACTGGTATTAGCTAATGATTGCAGTCCGATGCCTGAGATTGTCCCAGCGCTAGATGCGTTTAATGATCCTCGTATTAAGGTGATTCATATGCCTGAAAACCAGGGGATTGCGGGTGCGACAAATGTGGCGATTGAGACAGCGATGGGCGATTATATTGTCTTCCTGGATCATGATGATGAATTGACCGATGATTGTCTGTACGAATTTGTGCAATGCATCAATGAGGAAGATCCCGACTTTATCTACAGCGATGAGGATAAATTCACACCAGAGGGTGATTTCTCACAACCACATTTCAAACCGGATTGGTCACCTGATACCATGATGGGCACGATGTATACTTGCCATGCAGCTTGTGTTCGCCGCAGCAAAGCACTTGAGTTAGGTGGATTGCGTTCAGAATACAATGGTTGTCAGGATTGGGATTTCATATTACGTCTTAGTGAAATTACCGATAAAATTAGTCATATCCCTAAAATCCTTTATCACTGGCGTATTATTCCTGCTTCTGTGGCATCGGATATTACAGCAAAACCTTACGTTCTCGCTGCATCTAAGGCAGTGCGTGAAGCTGCTCTTGAGCGTCGTGGTATCAAAGGTGAAGTTGAAGAACTTAACGGGTATTTAGGATATTTTCGCGTTAATTATCACATTAAAGATAATACGCTGGTATCGATCATTATTCCTAGTCGGGATAATCATGAAGTGCTCGCGCGCTGTATTGATTCTATTTTTGAGAAGACTCGCTGGCATAACTTTGAAATCGTGGTTGTTGATAACGGTTCTCAACAGCCAGCAGCGCTGGATTATTTAGCAACACTGAATAAGCGAGAAGGCGTAAAAGTAATTCGGCATGATGTACCATTCAATTTCTCGGAACTGAATAATATTGGTGTGGCGAACTCATCAGGCGAATTGTTGTTATTTCTGAATGATGACACCGAAGTGATGCAGGCCGATTGGCTGGAACGCCTGGGTGGCTACGCTCAGCAAAAACATATAGGTGCGGTTGGTGCGAAGCTTCTCTATGCGGACGGACATAGCATGCAGCATGCGGGCATTATCAATCTGCATGCGGGTCCGATGCATGCGTACTTGCGTCAGCATAAAGATCATCCAGGTTATTTTCTGCGAAACCAAATTGAGTATAACTGGCTTGCTGTTACTGGTGCCTGTTTAATGGTTGAGCGTGCTAAATATGAAAAAATCGGTGGTTTTGATGAGACCTTCCCGGTTGCTTATAATGATGTTGATCTTTGTATGCTTTTGGTTGAAGAAGGCTATTACAATGTGATGTGCCAGGCTGTAACGCTGATTCATCACGAGTCATTATCGCGCGGTCTGGATCATATGAGCACTGAAAAATACAATCGACTGATGAATGAACTCAGTCGCCTTAATAATAAACACCCACAGTATTATCAATATGATCCATTTTTTAATATCAATTTTTCATCTAATGGTTATAACTTTGAGATCATGAAATGA